One stretch of Chroococcidiopsis sp. SAG 2025 DNA includes these proteins:
- a CDS encoding transposase, with translation MCFKLFTQRFDSAVMLDFLRRLIRQCTHKVFLIVDGHPVHRAKAVHQWLEKHQDRIRLFFLPAYSPELNPDELLNHDVKANAVGQQRARNSSEMMANLRSYLRSTQRQPHVVQNLCLRETRCLRSRLVCSLFNALGSNGSIRFHKQTPICYARKA, from the coding sequence TTGTGCTTCAAGTTATTCACACAACGTTTTGATTCTGCTGTGATGCTCGATTTTTTGCGTCGCTTGATTCGTCAGTGCACTCACAAGGTATTTTTGATTGTAGATGGTCATCCGGTACATCGAGCTAAGGCAGTCCACCAATGGCTAGAGAAACATCAAGATCGCATCCGCCTGTTTTTCTTGCCTGCTTACAGCCCCGAACTTAATCCCGACGAGCTACTTAACCATGATGTTAAAGCCAATGCTGTCGGACAACAACGCGCTAGAAACTCTTCCGAGATGATGGCAAATCTTCGCAGCTATTTACGTAGTACACAACGTCAACCTCATGTTGTACAAAACTTATGCCTGCGAGAAACACGTTGCTTACGCAGCCGTCTAGTCTGTTCACTATTTAATGCTCTGGGTAGTAATGGCTCAATCCGATTCCACAAACAAACCCCAATCTGTTATGCCAGGAAAGCGTAA